The Alkalibaculum bacchi genomic interval GTAGTGGATAATATGAATGGCTCCTTATTAGTGGAATCTTTAGGAGATTTTTCTAAGGATACTTCTGCAATGGACAATAGACGTATTTTTGTGGATCAAGAAACAGCTGATAAAATTTACGATAAAATATCTTACTATTACGGAGACCCTTTTTTAAGTAAAGAAGAAGTGCGAAATATTGAACGGAAAGTTTGTAGCAATGCCCATGATGGATGCAGGATTCACTTTACAGATGGAGTACTTCGAACAGATAACGATAATGCTTTTCAGAAAAAGTTTGTGTCTCGCCAAAGAGAAAATAACTTATCCTTTTATGCTCAGAATCCAAGGGTAAATAAGAGAAATATTACAAAATTAAAACAAATGATTCTGCGGACTATGATTGCCGAGAGCGAAGTGACGAAAATACCATCTGATAATGGAGTAATAGTTGCCAATAAGCTTTGGAAAATTGGTAGAAGTAAAGATACTAAAGTATTTAATAAAGTCTTAAAAAATGAAAAAGGTGGATATGTAGTAGACATCCTTCTAGATGCCAGTGGTTCCCAAAGGATGAATCAAGGACATGTAGCATCACAAGCGTACATTATTAGTGAGGCATTAACTTTAGCATCTATTCCTAATAGGGTTATGGGTTTTAGCAGCTTTCTAGATTACACAATTTTAAGACGATATCGTAATTATGATAGTCCTCGCAGTGAAAACAAAAATATATTTGAATATTATTCTGCAGGTAATAATAGAGATGGTTTAGCTATTCAATCTGTTGCTCAAGGTCTTTTGAAAAGAGAAGAAGAAAATAAAATCATGATCATCTTAAGCGATGGTAAACCAAATGATATTATTATTTCTAAAGTGGCACAGATTGGTTTAAAAGGAAAAGTATCCTATAAAGGAGCAGCAGCCATAAAGGATACAGCTTTAGAAGTACGAAAAGCTCGTAAATCAGGGATCCTAGTGCTAGGCGTATTCACCGGAAAAGAAGAAGACTTACACGCAGAAAAATTCATTTACGGCAAAGACTTCATATACACGAAAAACGTAGACCGCTTTGCAGATATAGTTGGAACATTCTTAAAGAGAGTAATTGAAAATTACTAAAAACACCCTCGCAAGAGGGTGTTTTTAGTAAGCGGAAAGTAGAAAGTGGAAAGCGGAAAGGAAAACCAAGCTCGCCTAAAGGCGACACGGTTTTCCTGACCACCTGACCACCTGACCACCTGACCACCTGACCACCTGACCACCTGACCACCTGACCACCTGACCACCTAGTTTTCTGGATAATACATCCTAATGATGATAAAATATAGATATGAAATAGACAACGAGGAGAGAATGCAAATGTTATATATAGGACCTCATATATCTACCTCTAAGGGGATGTATATGGCGACGAAGGATGCAATAAGTATTAGTGCAAATACCTTTCAGTTTTTTACGCGAAATCCTAGGGGGAGTAAGGCAAAGGAGCTGAACTTAGAGGATATGGCTAAATGCAAAGTTTTAATGGAAGAGAATAACTTTGGTCCTTTACTGGCTCATGCGCCGTATACTTTAAATATGAGCTCAGCATCAGAAAGCACGAGAGAGTTTGCTAAAATGGTATTTGAAGACGATTTAAATCGAATGGAATATATACCTTGTAATTTGTATAATTTCCACCCAGGTAGTCACGTAGGGCAAGGTGCAGAGAGGGGGATTGAACTTATTGCACAGATTCTTAATGAAGTATTGAAAGAAGGACATACGACGACTGTTCTATTAGAGTTGATGTCAGGGAAAGGAACAGAGATAGGAATTGTTTTTGAAGAGGTAAAAGAGATTATAGATAGAGTCAAATTAAATGACAAATTAGGCATTTGCTTAGACACCTGTCACATATACTCTGCAGGATATGATATCGTCAATAATTTAGATGGAGTTATAGAAGAATTAGATAAAATTATTGGATTAGACCGATTAAAGGCCATTCATTTAAATGACAGTAAGAATCCTCTAGGAAGTAAAAAGGACCGACACGAGACGATTGGGCAAGGTCATATAGGTTTGAAAGCAATTCTAAATATTATGACACATCCTAAGCTTAAACATATTCCATTCTTCTTGGAAACGCCAAATGAACTTGAGGGTCATAGAGAAGAAATTGAGATGATACGGAAAGCGCTAAAAATACAGTGAGATATATGTATATCTGATATATAAACATATATCTAACAATAGTTAAATAGTAGTCGAACAATCGTTTAACTACTGTTTAACTATTGTTGAACCATCGTTCCACAATTGTTCTACTATCATTCAACCATCGTTCAAAAGGAGAAATAGATGAAAGAAAAAATTGCTTTATTAAAGTGCACAAGTTATAAACTAGAGCTCGTTGAAAGGACATTAAGAGAAGGTTTTGAACTTCTTGGGGGAGAGCCCTTTATACGAAAGCTTATTCCTCTTAATGCAAAGGTCTTACTAAAGCCAAATCTTTTAATGGCAGAAGAGGCAGGTTCCCCTGTTATAACTCATTATATTGTATTTGAAGCACTCCTTCGAATTATCTCTGATTACACAGAGAATATTACTTTTGGAGATTCTCCTGGTTTTGGAAGCTCTTATAAAGCGGCTCAAAAGGCAAGACTTATTGAAGTTGGAAGTAAATATGGAGCTATCTTTGTAGATTTTAATGACAATATTAATCTAGAACTAGAAGATGCCATTTTGTGTAAAAATTGGGATATAGCGCGGGCTGCTTATGAGTCTGATGTTTTAATATCCTTACCTAAATTAAAAACTCATGGAATGATGTATTACACTGGAGCGGTCAAAAATCAGTTTGGTTGTGTGCCGGGTACGAGGAAGGCTGTATGGCATGCTCGAATGAATAATTTAGAAAACTTTGCAAAAATGCTCTTAGACTTAAACACCTTAGTGGATACAAAATTTGCTGTATTAGATGGCATAATGGCAATGGAAGGCAATGGGCCGAGAAACGGAACCCCTAGGAAAATGGATACAATCATTATGGGTGAAAGCCTTACAGCTATAGATGCAGTAGCAGGAAGTCTTATAGGGTATGAAGATCCTTTGGAATTACCTCAATTAAAAGCAGCTTATGAATCTAATTGGGGAACGGTTTTTTTTGATGAAATTGAGATTTTAGGAGAGAAGAGAGAAAGTCTAAAGGTAGAGGATTTTAAACTCATAGCTAAAAAGCTAGAGTACCTAGGAACAGAAGGCTCTCATAAATTTATGAGAAGATTTTTAGCACCTTATCCAAAATTAATTTTAGAAAAATGTATCAGCTGTAATAGATGTTACGAAGTTTGTCCTGAAAAACCAGATGTAATTACTATGACCAATCAAAAAGGTAAGAACGCACCTGAATTTAACAAAAAAACATGTATCCGCTGTTTCTGCTGTCAAGAACTATGTCCAGAAGGAGCTATAGAAGTAGCGCAAACGAGGTTGGGGAAAATTTTTAACTAAAAACAGGTGGTAAGGTGGTAAGGTGACAAGGTGGTAAGTTTTTTAGCCACCGATGGTGGCCATAATGGCGGGCGGTGCATAGCAGCTGATGGCTAGATAGTTCGCCTATAGGCGAGGATGGTTTTGCTTACCACCTTAAAGCTTACCACCTTAGAAAGAAAGGAGTACTTCGATGAATCTTATTTTAGGCCGAAAAGGTACTGGTAAATCTCGAATTATATATAATCAAATAAAAAAATGCATCGAAAAGGGTGAGGATGGGCTTATCCTTATTGTGCCAGAGCAATTTACTTTTCAAGCAGAGAGGGAATTGATTGAAGTCTTAGATAGCCCTGGGATACTTGATGTAGAAGTTCTGAGCTTCTCCAGATTAATGAGTAGGCTTATGGAAGAGGTTGGGGGAGCTACAAAAGTGAAGTTGTCTTCAACTGGAAAACATATGGCACTACAAAAATCATTATTAGATAGACAAGAAGAGCTTTCTATATACAGAGGTATGGTTCGAAAATCAGGTTTTATTCATGAAGTTCAAGATATGATTGCTAATCTCAAAAAAAAGATGATTTGTGAAGAAGACTTAAAAGAAATCCTAGAAAATGACTTACAAGGCCATCAAATGCTCAGCAGAAAACTTAAAGACATTACTACTCTTATGGAAAGCTATAATCATTGGCTAGGAGAGGAATACTTAGACAGTGAAGGCGTTATAGACTTACTTATAGACCAGATGGAATCCAGCACTACAATTCCTAAGTTGAAAATATGGGTTGATGGATTTGATACTTTTACGGAGCAGATGTTTAAATTTATTGAGAAACTCTATATCTATAGCAAAGAGTTGACCATAAGTCTTACTCAAATCACAAATAAAGAAGATCGTGATGTAGAGATTTTTCTTATCAATGAAAATACACAAAATAAATTAATGGAAATTGCATGTGGACAGGCAAAACTTATTACCACTCATTACAAACAAAAGGATAAACCGAAAGATATTGAGCATCTAGAAAGAGAATTATACTCTTATCCACTTATTCCCTATGAAGAGAAAGGAGAGAATATTAAAATTCGAGCCTTTAAAAATGTCTATGAAGAACTAGATTATCTTTGTATAGATATTTTAAAATTGGTGCAAGAAGAAGGTTATCGCTTTAGAGATATCACAGTTGTGACGAATGATTTAGGCGGTTATGAATTCTTGGTAAAAAGGTCTTTTGAAGAATACAATATCCCTTTTTTCATGGATGCTAAAAGGAAAATAACAGACAAGCCTTTAAGTATTTTACTTATTTATTCTTTAAGGGCCATTGCATATCACTTTACATATGACGATATGTTTGCCCTTATAAAGACGGGGCTCACCAATTTAGATTATGAAGAATACGAAATCTTAGAAAATTACGTATTAAAATACGGGGTAAAAGGGGGAAAATGGAAGAAGGAATTTACTCAAATACAAGAATCTGATGAGTTTGATTTAGAAAAGCTGAATAGTATGAGAAGCTCTATAATAGATCCATTATTAAATTTACATCAAAAGATTAAACAGAATCCTAGCTTCGAAAATATCACAATTGCCTTGTATGAATACATGGAATCTTTATCTATTGAAGAAAAACTTCAAAAAATGTTACAGGAAATAAAAAACGAGTATGGACAATATGAGTACGCTGCAGAAATCGCTCAAATTTATAATATTGTAATGGATTTATTTGATGAAGTAATCGAGATTTTTGGTGATCACAAGACTAGTATACGAGAGTATTTAGATATTTTAGAGTCAGGTATCGAATGTGTAGACCTTTCTGTTATCCCATCTTCTTTAGATCAAGTGATCGTAGGGGATATTATGAGAACGCGGACCACGGATTTTAAGGCTTTATTTATACTAGGGGTCAATGAAGGGAAATTGCCTTCACCTCAGAGTAGTGAAGGAATCTTTAGTGAAAATGAAAATGCCATCTTAAGAGAAAAGGGTATGGAAATTGAAGAAGATATTGGCTTTAAAAGCATTCAAGAAAGGTATTTAATCTATAGCGCTTTAGCAAAGCCAAAGGAAAAAATTATCGTAAGCTATCCCTTAGCAGATTGGGAAGGATCTTCATTGAGACCATCTGTGCTCATCCATCGCCTACAAGAAATATTCCCTTTTATAAAAGTGGAGAGGGAGTGGCAGGATGCTTATTCTATCACGAATGCTAGAGGGACAATAAAGCATATGGTTCAACACTATAGGTCAATTGTAGACGGATTTGACGAAGCAGATGAAAGCATTTGGGATGACGTATACCTTTGGTATGAGAAAAATTCTCACTGGGAAAATCATATGTCCCATATAAAAGAGGCAATGGTTTTTGATAATAGGATATCTCAATTAAGACCAGATTTAGTAAAAGGACTTTATGGTGAAATCTTAAACACGAGTGTTACAAGATTAGAAGAGTATTCAAATTGCCCTTTTAAACATTATGTAAATTACGGGTTAAGACCAAAAGAACGAAAGATTTATCAAGTTTCTATACCAGATATAGGGGAAATCCTCCACCAATTGATTTATGAGTACACCCTTGTTATTGAAAAAGATGGATTAGACTGGAAGGAAATTCAAAAAGAAAAGTCTATTTCAATATGTAGAGAAGTCATGGATCGTTTGGTAGTAGACTATAGACAAGGAATTTTTGAAAGTAATTTTAGGTATAAGTATTTAGCTAGGTATATTTATAGAATCTTTCTTAGAGCAGTAGAGACTTTGACCTATCACTACAAGAAAGGCAAATTTTCTATGTTGGGAAATGAGTTGATTTTTGGTTTAGGACAATCTATCCCTCCTATTAAAATAGAATTATCACAAGAGCATCTTCTCTATTTAGAAGGTAGAATTGACAGAGTAGATATACTAAAACACGAAGGTAAATGGTTTATGAAAATCATGGATTTTAAGACAGGGAACAAAGAGTTAAACTTAAGTGATATATACTACGGCTTGTCTTTACAATTAATCGTATACATGTGGGTATGCTTGAATTACGGGAAGAAAAAAGATATGGAATCCGTGGCTGCTGGGATGTTTTATTTTAAATTAGATGATCCTCTCGTCTTAAGCGGTAAGGTAGAGGAAGAAGTAATTAAAAGTGAAATCACAAAACATTTCAAATTAAAAGGCCTCATGTTAAAAGATATAGAGGTCTTGAAGGCTATGGATGAGGATGTAGAACATTCTGATATCGTCAACTACAAAGTGAAAAAGAATGGAGATTTTTCGGCTACATCAAAAGGATTGATTGAAGAGAAACAATTAGATCAACTCTTATCTCATGTAGAAAATACCATTACCGATATAGGAGAAGAAATATTTGCTGGAAACATCGCCATTCGACCAACAAAAGGACAAAAAAGAGAAGCCTGCACCTATTGTAACTACAAAGCCATATGTTTCTTTGATCAACAGCTGGATGGGAATAAATTTGCTACAAAACTAGACCTAAGTGACGAAGAGGTACTGAAAAAAATAGGTGAATAGTTGGACGGTTGGACGGGAAAACATTACAGCAGAAGGCTGAATGCAGAAAGCTGAATGGAAAATCAAAACTCGCCTAAAGGCGAGAAAAAGGTTTTGCTTACCACCTTACCACCTTTCAGATCTCACTTAGAGTTTGAAAACTTCGTCATAAAACATATAACATAGAAATTGAAAATCACACACAAAGGGGTGAAAACCATGCCGTGGACTGAGAATCAGCAAAGGGCGATTGATACTAGAGATAAGAGTTTACTGGTTTCTGCAGCTGCAGGATCAGGGAAAACAGCAATATTGGTAGAGAGAATAGTAAAGATTATTATAGAAGATAAGGTAGATGTAGATCGTCTATTGGTGGTTACCTTTACAAAAGCAGCCGCTGAAGAGATGAGGGCTCGCCTCTATAAGAAATTAATGGAGACTATGGAAGAGCAGAAGACTAGTCGGAGCTTTTTAAGTCGTCAAATCGCGAAACTTTCTGGAGCATCCATCAGCACTTTGCACTCTTTTTGTTTAGATATTACTAAGAAATACTTTCAAGTAATTGATTTGGATCCGGGGCTTCGCATCGGAGATGAAACCCAAATTGGAATACTGAAGGATAAGGCCTTAGGAGAGCTTTTAGAAGAAGAGTACGAAAAAGAAGATGAGAGATTTATCGATTTGTTGGAGATGTTTAACAATAGAAGAGATGATGAAGAGATACGTAATATGATTAATAAGCTCCATCTCTTTTTAATGAATCGGCCTTTTCCTAAAGATTGGGTGGAGAAGTCCTTAGGAAGCTTTAAAATGAACCTAGAGAGTTTTAATAAGAGTAATCTTTATGAGGAGTACAGAGTTAGTGCAGAAAGAAAACTAAATTCGGCTAAAATAGAAATCTCCAAAGCTTTACAAATGGCAAATACCTTAGAGGACAATGAGAAAGCTATTCATGTTTTACAAGACGAAGACTGCCAAATTGATCTCATTGTAAGAGGTTTAAATCGTGGTTATGAATTCTATTATCAATCTCTAGAAGGTGCGAAGTTTAGCACTCTTAGAATCAAAACAGATAATATAGAGTTAAAAGAGAGGATAGTAGATCGCCGAAATTGTGCGAAAGAGATTGTCAAGAAACTTCAAGAGAGTTTGCAGTACAATTCACCAGATATGATGATGGAAGACATTGCAGAAATGGAACCTGTTATAGGATATCTGTTACATTTAGTATTACAATACAATCAGGTCTTTCAAGAGAAAAAGTTAGAAAGACGAGTTATGGACTTTAATGATATGGAGCATTACACTCTTAAAATACTTCAAAATTCAGAAGTTAGAGAGGAGCTGCGAAGCCAATACGCATTTATATTTGTAGATGAGTACCAGGATAGCAATGAAATTCAGGATACGATTATTTCTAGTATTATGAGAGAAGATAATGTGTTTTTTGTTGGAGATGTAAAGCAGAGCATTTATCGATTCCGAATGGCGGATCCAACCTTGTTTTTAAAAAAACAGATTTCTTTTTCTGATGAAAAAGAGAATACAAAGGAAACCATCGCCCTAAATCAAAACTTTAGAAGTAGACAAAAAATCATCGATTTTATTAATTTGGTTTTTGAAAATACTATGAGCGAATACATTGGAGAGATAAAATACGACGAGAGTGCTAAATTGTATTTAGGTGCCCAGCAAGCTCCCTTACAAGAAAAAGTAGAAATTACAATTATAGAAAATGATAAAGACAATATTCCAAGTGAAGAGCTTATGGAGATTGGAAAGATTGAAGGGGAAGCACTGTTTATTGCTAGCAAAATAAAAGGGTTATTAAAAGAAAAGGTGTACGACAAAGATATAAACGACTACAGAACCTTAGAATACAAGGATATGGTTATATTGCTTCGTACCACACGTCAATGGTCTGATCTTTATTATGAGGTATTAAATCAACAAGGAATACCTGTTTATGCAGAGTCTCAAGCAGGGTATTTTGATACTTTGGAAATTCGATTGATCATTGAATTGCTTAAGCTAATCGACAATAGCTATCAGGACATTCCTTTGATTAGCGTTATGAAGTCTCCTGTCTTCTCTTTTACCATTGAAGAACTTACAGAAATACGTATAAATGAAAAAAAAGCGAACTTTTTTGATGCTGTTAAAGCTTATATCATCAATAAGGATGATGATTTAAGTCGACGCCTAAAAAATATGATAGAGAAAATTGAATTGTGGAAAAAGCAGTGCAGGTATATGCCTCTCAATGATTTCATCTGGAAACTTGTCGTAGAAACGGGCTACTACTATTACATTAGTGCAATGCCAGGGGGAATACAAAGACAAGCAAATATCCGAATACTTATAGATCGAGCAAAGCAGTACACAGAATCTAATATTAATGGTTTGTTTAATTTTATTCGGCTAGTAGAAAACTTGAGAGAGACAAAAAGAGATTTGTCTTCAGCTAAGATTATTGGACCTAACGAAAATGTGATACGTATAATGAGCATTCATAAGAGCAAAGGACTAGAATTTCCTGTAGTCTTTGTAGGCGGACTAGGAAAAAACATGAATCTACAGGATATACGAGATCCTATTATAGCTCACAAAGATTTAGGTATTTGCCCTAATTACGTCAGTCTAGCTGAACGGAGATATTGCCCTACTATCTTTAAGACTATTGCAAAAGAGAAACTTCAATTAGAGACTTTGTCTGAGGAAATGAGAGTTTTATATGTAGCTTTGTCTAGGGCAAGAGATTATCTTTATTTAGTAGGAACGGTAAATAAACTGGAAAGCTCTATTGAAAAGAAATGGTCAAATACATTAAGTGAGTATTTTATTTCTACTGGTAGAACATATTTAGATTGGATTATGCCTGTAGTACTTAAAAGGATGGATTACAAAGAGAATGATGAGAGCTGTTTTTTTCTTGAATACAAAAGATTATCTGAAATCATAAATAAATTAAAAATAGAGCACTTAGAGGGAAAATGGGATTTAATTCAGTATTGGGATGGATTGAAAAAAGAAAAGAAGTCTACAATTCATAAAATGATTGATGAAAAATTGTCTTGGTCCTATGATTATGAAAAAGAGAGCAATATGCCTACAAAAGCTACGGTAACAGAATTGAAGAAAGTACAAGAGAACAAAAGAGTAGATCGCATTCGTGTAAATGAGACCTTTAACCTACCCAAATTTCAAAGACAAAAGGGAATGACTGGAGCACAGAGAGGTACTGTACTACATTTTATTTTACAGCATTTGGATTTAGAGAAGTTGAAAAGTATAGAAAGCTCTTTTAAAGAAGAAATAAGCAGACAGATTGATGAGATGATAAAAAAACAAATCCTAAGTGAGGGAGAGATAGATGAGTTTTTTGTACCCAAAATCACAAAGTACTTTATGGGTCCATTAGGTCAGCGAATGCTCAAAGGACAAAGAATCTATAGAGAGAAAGCTTTTAACTATAAAGCGAATGTAGAAGAAAGTAAGGATTATATGTTGATCCAGGGAATCATCGATTGTTACTTTTTAGAAGGAAAAGATTATGTCTTGATTGACTATAAGAGCGATTATTATTCAGATGAAAAAGATAAAGAAGAGTTGATTCGAAATTATACTCCACAATTACAATTGTATAAAAGAGCCATCGAAGAATTGACAAAGAAAAATGTTAGAGAAACCTATATATATCTATTTCACAAAAATCAAATAGTTGAAATTAGATAATAGCAAAACTTGACATCTCTAGTAGAAAAGAGTAGGATTATATTTAATACTGTATACAAAAACATTAAATAAACATAGGGTGATGTATGAATAAACTTACATTAGAAGCTAGGGCAAAAATCAATTTGACCTTAGATATCGTAAATAAGAGAGACGATGGATATCATGATGTGTCCATGGTAATGCAAACTATTTCATTATGCGATACTTTGCACTTTAAAGTCATCGAAAGGGGCATAAAACTGAATTCCAATAATCTACGTCTGCCTAAAGATGAAAGGAATATCATCTACAAATCTGCCAAGCTTCTTTTAGAACAAACAAAAGTAGATAAAGGCATAGAAGTATATGTAGAAAAGAGAATTCCTGTAGCAGCAGGTCTGGCCGGTGGCAGTTCTAATGCAGCGTGTACCATTATAGCTCTAAACAAACTGTGGAATTTAAATCTAGAAAATGAAGATCTTCTAGACATAGGTTTAAAAATTGGTGCAGATGTACCCTTTTGCATGATAGAAGGTACGGCTCTAGCTGAAGGGGTTGGAGAAATACTTACAAATCTAGATCCATTGCCAAAGTTATATGTGGTTTTGGTAAAACCATCTATTCGAATATCTACGCCTTGGGCATATAGTTTGGTAAATATAAAATCTATTAAAAACCATCCAGAAAACATAAAGATGGTTGAGGGGATTCAGGCAGGGGATGCGCATTTGATTACCTCTAAAATGAGAAATGTATTTGAAGATTTTATATTTAAGAAATACCCTAGACTAACAGATATTAAGGAAAAGATGATTCGATTAGGCGCTCTCAATTCTTTAATGAGCGGTAGCGGTCCAACTATATACGGACTTTTTGAAGATGAAAAAACCGCAAAAATCGCATACAGTGAGTTAAAAAAGAGCTACAAAGAAGTATTTATTGCTACGACGTATAATAAAGGGGGGTTATACCGTGGGGTATAAAGATGGGGTTTTAACTATAGATATGGAAAGTTATAAGCCTTTAAGGGAAATTGTGTTTTCTACTATGAGAAACGCTATTATTGAAGGTAGTTTTAAACCAGGTCAAAGACTGATGGAAGTTCAACTAGCAGAACAAATGGGCGTCAGCAGAACACCTGTTCGTGAAGCTATCAGAAAGCTAGAATTAGAGGGACTAGTGGTAATGGTACCTCGTAAAGGCGCCTATGTTGCAGGATTGACTTCAGAAGATATCCGCGAAGTAGTCGAAATTCGAGTTGTTCTAGAAGGTCTTGCAGCAAAAAAAGCAGCTCAAAACGCAAAACCAGAAGAAATTGAAAGATTGGAAAGTTCTTTAATTCATTTTGAAGAAGCTGCCACTAAAAAGAATATAATCGATCTGATTAATTACGATACAGAATTTCACGACATTATGTATAAGGCTGCTCAAAACAGC includes:
- the ispE gene encoding 4-(cytidine 5'-diphospho)-2-C-methyl-D-erythritol kinase codes for the protein MNKLTLEARAKINLTLDIVNKRDDGYHDVSMVMQTISLCDTLHFKVIERGIKLNSNNLRLPKDERNIIYKSAKLLLEQTKVDKGIEVYVEKRIPVAAGLAGGSSNAACTIIALNKLWNLNLENEDLLDIGLKIGADVPFCMIEGTALAEGVGEILTNLDPLPKLYVVLVKPSIRISTPWAYSLVNIKSIKNHPENIKMVEGIQAGDAHLITSKMRNVFEDFIFKKYPRLTDIKEKMIRLGALNSLMSGSGPTIYGLFEDEKTAKIAYSELKKSYKEVFIATTYNKGGLYRGV
- a CDS encoding GntR family transcriptional regulator, with the translated sequence MGYKDGVLTIDMESYKPLREIVFSTMRNAIIEGSFKPGQRLMEVQLAEQMGVSRTPVREAIRKLELEGLVVMVPRKGAYVAGLTSEDIREVVEIRVVLEGLAAKKAAQNAKPEEIERLESSLIHFEEAATKKNIIDLINYDTEFHDIMYKAAQNSKLMQMINNLREQVQRYRVAYFTQMNNTGLLLKEHNEMLNAIKDKDGNLARTIAESHIATTEELIVIMEQKNELKDVKE